Proteins encoded together in one Labeo rohita strain BAU-BD-2019 chromosome 21, IGBB_LRoh.1.0, whole genome shotgun sequence window:
- the LOC127152012 gene encoding serine/threonine-protein kinase pim-1-like yields the protein MGQRQSRKEKAEGGECVHGISPGASLTPTDHKAEVHPRSDETPECVGEGGGQEIGGDKAKKKRKRKRFRRFTSFFSCLSRPKSTRAQDEQVEQGEVDQDTDEAPSRCTDDQTSLQDVVCTVEEDDDHQEPPTSDPEVLAAPDDQQMVDTHPQDQDGPASPSAGESDSHLLRQLDCEKIVRIEEHICWKYAIGKKMGEGSYGSVYEGTRCEDGLQVAVKITAKTEKESYLSLPDHPRPVPLEVALTVLANQGPSCRHIIELLDWQDHLDQYFMVLERPSPCMDMHDFWLHYDGLFTEGMARHFMQQVIDAAVVCCSRGVFHRDIKMPNLLVNIETLEVKLIDFGCGDLLKSTKYKSYSGTARYCPPEYFQKGEYHGKQATVWSLGVLLFRMITSLFPESSDISLMDTDIWSKPGFSDECCRFIRGCLKSDPECRIHLDELLFHDWFKVQSQRQAKIILVIYCGFLVLQFDYVNMNISCLMLLFNTCNIIVNPHTLHR from the exons ATGGGACAGCGACAATCTCGTAAAGAGAAAGCGGAGGGTGGTGAGTGTGTGCACGGGATCAGTCCCGGTGCATCACTTACACCCACGGACCACAAGGCGGAGGTCCATCCTCGTTCCGACGAGACGCCTGAGTGTGTCGGTGAGGGAGGCGGGCAGGAGATAGGGGGAGACAAGGccaagaagaagaggaagagaaagaggTTTCGGAGGTTTACCTCTTTCTTCTCTTGCTTGTCTCGTCCTAAATCCACCAGGGCTCAGGATGAGCAGGTGGAGCAGGGTGAGGTGGACCAGGACACTGATGAAGCCCCATCGAGGTGTACTGATG ATCAGACTTCTCTACAGGACGTCGTCTGTACTGTAGAGGAGGATGATGATCATCAGGAGCCTCCTACCAGTGATCCTGAGGTCCTTGCCGCTCCCGATGACCAGCAAATGGTGGACACCCATCCTCAAGATCAGGACGGTCCAGCCAGTCCGTCAGCAGGTGAGAGTGATTCCCATCTGCTGAGACAGCTGGACTGTGAGAAGATCGTGAGGATTGAGG AACACATTTGCTGGAAATATGCCATCGGGAAGAAGATGGGGGAAGGATCATACGGCTCCGTGTATGAAGGGACCCGCTGTGAGGACGGCCTTCAGGTGGCTGTCAAAATCACAGCGAAGACGGAGAAAGAGTCGTATCTCAGCCTT CCTGACCATCCCAGACCAGTACCTCTAGAAGTGGCCCTGACAGTTCTGGCCAATCAAGGCCCGAGCTGTCGCCACATTATAGAGCTGCTGGACTGGCAAGACCATCTTGACCAGTATTTCATGGTCCTAGAGCGGCCCTCACCCTGCATGGACATGCACGATTTCTGGCTGCATTATGACGGGCTCTTCACTGAGGGGATGGCCCGTCATTTTATGCAGCAAGTTATCGATGCTGCTGTCGTGTGCTGTTCTCGGGGGGTCTTCCATCGCGATATCAAGATGCCGAACCTCCTGGTCAACATAGAGACCCTGGAGGTGAAGCTGATTGATTTCGGCTGTGGGGACCTCCTGAAGAGCACCAAGTACAAATCCTACAGTg GGACAGCGAGGTACTGCCCTCCTGAATATTTTCAGAAGGGCGAGTACCATGGGAAACAGGCGACCGTGTGGTCACTGGGAGTGCTCCTCTTCCGGATGATCACCAGCCTTTTCCCCGAGAGCAGCGATATCAGTCTGATGGACACTGATATCTGGTCCAAGCCAGGCTTCTCCGATG AATGCTGCCGCTTTATCAGAGGTTGTCTGAAGAGCGACCCGGAGTGCAGGATTCATCTGGATGAGTTGCTCTTCCATGACTGGTTTAAGGTACAGAGTCAAAGACAagctaaaattattttagttatatattGTGGATTTTTGGTATTACAGTTTGATTATGTGAATATGAACATCAGCTGTCTTATGTTACTTTTCAATACCTGCAACATTATAGTCAATCCACATACACTGCATAGATAa
- the timd4 gene encoding T-cell immunoglobulin and mucin domain-containing protein 4, which yields MAAPPWLSVLHWILLLKISADGSSVLAFLVTEGSTVILSCHYSVKHHGLSHVCWGRDCGTFWCNDIIVQTDEYGVISKVSDRYKLIGDVLSGQMDLGIQKIQKTDSGPYCCRVDIEGFFNDKKVSYTLRVMKAPTTAPPTTTTQITTEPLETQSVSSLSDQSRGEDLSFSDISWQNVTHVHSGAMMEEPISRITLQINIPVLSLSLSLLLLLLGTLALLTFKRGFYGKAFDSGCFSKEPRHIIYEIRTRRPVEENIYTLE from the exons ATGGCTGCTCCTCCCTGGTTATCAGTACTGCACTGGATCCTCCTCCTCAAAATTTCAG CTGATGGTTCCTCCGTGTTGGCGTTTCTTGTGACGGAGGGCAGCACAGTGATTTTGTCGTGTCATTACTCAGTGAAGCACCACGGCCTGAGCCACGTCTGCTGGGGACGGGATTGCGGAACATTCTGGTGCAACGACATCATCGTTCAAACAGATGAGTATGGCGTCATCTCCAAAGTCTCCGACAGATACAAGCTCATCGGAGACGTTTTGTCAGGACAAATGGACCTGGGGATCCAAAAAATACAGAAGACAGACAGCGGGCCGTACTGCTGTAGAGTGGACATAGAAGGGTTTTTCAATGACAAAAAGGTGTCTTACACGTTGAGGGTCATGAAAG CTCCAACGACTGCACCTCCAACAACCACGACCCAGATTACTACAGAACCACTGGAGACACAATCAG TATCTTCGCTGTCAGATCAGTCCAGAGGAGAAGACTTGTCATTCTCTGACATTTCCTGGCAGAATGTCACTCATGTGCATTCTGGAGCTATG atgGAGGAGCCGATCTCTAGGATCACGCTACAGATAAACATCCCggttctgtctctgtctctcagtCTGCTACTGCTCCTCTTGGGCACACTGGCCCTTTTGACCTTTAAAC GTGGCTTTTATGGGAAGGCCTTTGACAGTGGGTG TTTCTCAAAGGAGCCCCGACACATTATTTATGAAATTCGCACGAGAAGACCAGTGGAGGAGAACATCTACACTTTGGAATAA